Below is a genomic region from Ziziphus jujuba cultivar Dongzao chromosome 7, ASM3175591v1.
acaaatatttacaaataaaagtgagaaataaaagcaaagtatataaaattgattttaataaaatttgctTGAATTTTTTCGCCATTCAATactccattattattattattattattatttatgagtAATTCTAATACTCAATTATTTTCTTACCCCTTCTTTTGGTATTTTGGATAATtcataacattaaaaaaaaaaaaaaaaaaaaaaaaaaaaaagcggcaAGACTTTCGGGGAATATCGGGTATCACTGAAAAATACTCAACTTCGTCAACACGATACCGTATTGGGAACTATTGTACCTGATAAGAACCTCGAGTCTTCGACCCTGAAAGACGAAGAATTCGCTCTCGGATTTAAAGAGCTTTGCTTTGGAAGTTGTGGATCCACAACAATGTCATGGTTAGCGAGATCGATCGCGAACTCTCTCAAACTCGACGACGACGATGAAAACGAAGTCGTCGCTTTCAACGATAACAATGCCACCGCCCCAAAATCACCGTCGAAATTGAATCCCGACGCCGATTCATCGTCCTCGGCATCTTCAACCCCGACGGCGCGTGGCGTCAAAGACGATCTCTCAGAGCTCACCAAAACCCTATCCCGTCAGTTCTGGGGCGTTGCTACCTTCCTCGCCCCTCCGCCCGATTCCACTTCTCCTCATTCCACTCAGATCTCCGATTCCAGCCATCCTAAGCCGTCCGATCGGTCGGAGACCGAAGAAGAGGAGTCCGATCCTAAGATCTCCGAAGAGGATGTCATCGCCGGAATCCGCAGCGATTTCGCCGAGATCGGAGGGAGATTCAAGAGCGGGATTTCTAAGCTGTCCAATAACATGGCGGTATCGGAGTTCACTAAGATCGCTTCGAATTTCCTTCAGTTTGGGTCGGAGGAGGATGATTTACGGGCAAGAGGTGCGGTTGGAGTGACCGATGAAGTGCTCGCTTTCGCCAGAAACATCGCTATGCATCCAGAGACTTGGCTTGATTTTCCTCTGCCTGATGACGATGGGTCAGATGGTATGTTCGTTTCTCAATcgctaatttttctttcttctttcgaATTCCATGTAATGTGCTTTAGTATGATGAATAGGTGTGGTTCCACTTAATTAGATATCAATTCAAATTCCATGTAATTCTATTCATTGTGTTGTTATGATGTGGCCAGTCGGCAATCTGCTCCTGCAATCCAACTTTTCTCGCCTGTTGAGTTTCCATTTTGCTATTTGAATTATTGGAGTATCTTGCATTGTCTGGAATTCTAtcataattttaactttttttctgcAGTCATTGAATTAAGTTTTCAATTAGACAAAAATATACTGTTACCCTGTTCATGAAGCACTTTCAACCTGTTTAATATATAGTCTTATTGACTGACATCTGTGAGTTTTCTGTTTCAGATTTTGAATTGTCTGATGCCCAACAAGAGCATGCTCTTGCTGTTGAACATCTTACACCAAGATTAGCTGCCTTAAGGATTGAACTTTGCCCTGGTCATATGAGTGAGAGTTACTTTTGGAAGATTTACTTTGTGCTACTGCATCCTAGACTTAATAAACAAGATGCTGAACTTTTGTCGACACCCCAAGTAAGTTGTTTCTATGTAGCACTGCCCTTGCagttctttattatttttattaattctcTTGTTTTCCTTCATTGTGCTTCATTATGGTTCACTTTGGGCTAAGCTAACTAATAATGTGAAGAAGTTGTCTATTCTTAACATTTCTTAACATtggtgttatattttttttttaactatatttaGTTTCTTTATGATAGTGCATGACACAGTTATTGTTCTGGAGCATGCGCCAAGTGAAATCGTCTTTATATGTGTACTTCTAACCAATAATTAAAGCAAGGGAAATTCTTCAGTATACTTTTTTGAAAACATGGATACTTCAAACTTTAAAATAAGTGAATCTTGAATGTTCAGGttatatttaaatctaaaagATCTATAGAGAGTTTGGGTATAAAATGAACTTTCATTGCTAAATGTTATTGGGTTTTGCTTTTACCATCTTTTCATGGGTAAAACAGATATAATTAAAAGCATTTAGACATTCTGAGTCCAGATTAGTTAGTTTTAAGATAGTAACTTGTTGAAGGCTTGAtgaaattatttagttttatcaAGCCTCTTAGTCAATAACTACCATTTTGAAGCTTGAATGTGTGAGATGTTTGCTTGACACTGGCATTTGGATCAGTCTTCCTGATGGTTAATATGGGGAGGAAAAAGTTTGAACAATGGAATAATTATTTTGGACCTGGGGAGCATGGGAGGAACGCTATGAATAGATAGCGTGGAGGCTAAATGCCAATTCATTATATGATggctatattattttattaaatatttttagttgtGCAATTGATAATCCATCTCGACGACAatggatgtcaatgtgcttgtACTGTTGTACATGGAATAACGTTGCTTAGTGAAAGAAAGTTATTGTTAGCAATTAGGGTTAACGTAATTGGCTCTCTTTCATGTGCATAAGGAGCAGAAAGCTGTTTTTCCACCCTAGTGGGattgtttattgtttttctattttcctttaaattcctagcttttacttttgctttaagTAATTACTTTGCTAGCCTCCTATTCTTGATTTAAGTTTATGTCTGCAGATAGTGGAAGCTAGATCAATGTTGACTCAGGAGTTACAGCACAGAGCCAAGGGAAAGCC
It encodes:
- the LOC107425033 gene encoding uncharacterized protein LOC107425033 → MSWLARSIANSLKLDDDDENEVVAFNDNNATAPKSPSKLNPDADSSSSASSTPTARGVKDDLSELTKTLSRQFWGVATFLAPPPDSTSPHSTQISDSSHPKPSDRSETEEEESDPKISEEDVIAGIRSDFAEIGGRFKSGISKLSNNMAVSEFTKIASNFLQFGSEEDDLRARGAVGVTDEVLAFARNIAMHPETWLDFPLPDDDGSDDFELSDAQQEHALAVEHLTPRLAALRIELCPGHMSESYFWKIYFVLLHPRLNKQDAELLSTPQIVEARSMLTQELQHRAKGKPDSASSESGSIRSKGTADSPTEQHLSVPSGAQADILPLETSKTASDPTPEAGDVVTEKHPVQSTEIKVIDKPVVEEEPLNQKKYKETLSGSSSKTYDEKFEDDADDWLKEDTSEMVGVSGTSIPIENDEDVSFSDLEEDDGEVPSSYKKATSGSDSSAKESRDWVQLSRSSADSDKEINTIEIRHVGSEQVSPPNTETKEANDWLDVDDIDVM